One region of Salvia miltiorrhiza cultivar Shanhuang (shh) chromosome 3, IMPLAD_Smil_shh, whole genome shotgun sequence genomic DNA includes:
- the LOC131016798 gene encoding late blight resistance protein R1-A-like isoform X4 yields MAAYAALVSLMHIIDTIEHHHSPPVSIDKQQVESLTQILTFLQEFLESYKSPVADGDEADPLEMRIADAAHAVEDVIESHIVNVIKLGRSSPNEEFLQGYVVDAAHAAEEVNSGEEVSCIDFYQDLQQVIEEMNVIKKEAMETSAEAQLQRKVSSTRAGSLTSSSTVKESMMVGFDDVVLQLLDKLTGGNRNRQIIPITGMGGIGKTTLARHIFEHALVKEHFDIRAWTTISQTYNVRETLSQVLHQVTGNLSSDLSDENELGEKLHKYLCGRRYIIILDDMWSVEVWDKIRFFFPDYNDGSRVIVTTRLSNLAAKLTNFNSIGMRFLDDVSSWNLFSKTVFGDEGFPLHLEEIGKKIVGKCKGLPLSIVVIGGLLAKSELTLEYWEGIEKNLSSIVNSENDEYWLRVLKLSYDHLPAYLKPCFLYMGMFGEDEEIRVSKLMRLWVSEGFLKPIIDKSFETVAEEYLKELVDRNLILVHKLGAVGNIKYCKMHDLVRDLSFQEAEKQRFYYVLGQHCPPGINSQCRIVIPRSTSAMTVRDAMETMSSRAHSFICDGYLDTVPELLDFRFLRTLSTYKYSEGYLEENVFQLVNLRYLSGEFRSGFQIPSSISLLWNLHTLIVYCWGEHTTAPVEIWKMHQLKHVELVYIGYGMYLPDPPSGHSDVMMENLETLKGVIDFNLNEEVVKRIPNIKRLFIRYEDKVMERVKCLSYLQCLGKLESLRCIIGHGYEEYLQSISFPHSLKKLYLHCGKFHLEEILEKIASLPLLEKLTVIDGQFARRSWEIVEGQFPSLKYLKLWECMNMESWMLEGSCLPRLEKLHLWNMTALEEFPSEIGDIATLKSIQLLYCSESAVVSLKKIVEEQEELQGDPPFHVIVN; encoded by the exons ATGGCGGCATATGCAGCCTTGGTTTCTCTTATGCATATCATTGATACAATCGAGCATCACCATTCCCCTCCAGTTTCTATCGACAAACAACAAGTTGAATCTCTCACTCAAATTCTTACCTTTTTGCAGGAATTTCTTGAAAGTTATAAGTCCCCTGTTGCCGACGGAGATGAAGCTGATCCGCTGGAGATGCGTATCGCAGATGCAGCTCATGCTGTTGAAGATGTTATCGAATCACATATTGTGAACGTGATTAAACTGGGTAGATCTAGTCCCAATGAA GAATTTCTCCAAGGCTATGTTGTAGATGCAGCTCATGCGGCTGAAGAAGTGAATTCTGGAGAGGAAGTCAGCTGCATCGACTTCTATCAAGATCTACAGCAAGTGATAGAAGAAATGAATGTGATCAAGAAGGAAGCCATGGAAACTTCAGCTGAAGCTCAGCTGCAGAGAAAGGTCTCCTCGACTCGAGCTGGCTCATTGACGTCTTCTTCTACAGTGAAGGAAAGCATGATGGTGGGCTTTGACGACGTGGTACTTCAACTCTTGGATAAGCTCACTGGAGGGAACCGTAACCGCCAAATCATCCCAATCACAGGGATGGGCGGGattggtaagaccactcttgcccgACATATATTTGAGCATGCCCTCGTTAAGGAGCATTTTGATATTCGTGCGTGGACTACAATTTCTCAAACTTATAATGTTAGAGAAACACTTAGTCAAGTTCTTCACCAAGTAACTGGAAATTTGAGTAGTGATCTAAGTGACGAGAACGAATTGGGAGAAAAATTGCACAAGTATTTATGCGGTAGGAGGTATATTATAATactggatgatatgtggagtgtAGAGGTGTGGGACAAGATCAGGTTTTTCTTTCCCGATTACAATGATGGGAGTCGAGTAATCGTAACGACTAGGCTCTCAAACTTGGCTGCCAAGTTGACAAACTTTAACAGCATTGGTATGAGATTTTTAGATGATGTTAGTAGCTGGAATTTGTTCTCCAAAACTGTATTTGGGGATGAGGGCTTTCCTCTTCATCTCGAGGAAATCGGAAAGAAAATTGTTGGGAAGTGTAAGGGACTTCCTTTGTCGATTGTTGTGATTGGGGGTCTTTTGGCAAAGTCCGAACTTACACTGGAATATTGGGAGGGCATAGAGAAAAACTTAAGCTCAATAGTGAAttcggaaaatgatgaatattggTTGAGAGTATTGAAACTGAGCTATGACCATTTGCCTGCCTATCTGAAGCCTTGTTTTTTGTACATGGGTATGTTTGGGGAAGATGAGGAAATTAGGGTCTCAAAACTCATGAGGCTATGGGTTTCTGAAGGCTTTCTTAAACCAATAATCGATAAAAGCTTTGAAACAGTTGCCGAAGAGTATCTGAAGGAGCTAGTCGATAGAAACCTCATTCTAGTTCATAAGTTGGGGGCAGTTGGGAATATAAAGTACTGCAAAATGCATGATTTAGTGAGAGATCTATCAtttcaagaagctgaaaagcAGAGGTTTTATTATGTGTTAGGGCAACATTGTCCTCCAGGGATAAATAGCCAATGCCGCATTGTTATTCCCAGAAGCACTTCAGCTATGACAGTTCGGGATGCCATGGAAACTATGTCGTCACGTGCTCATTCTTTCATATGTGATGGTTATTTAGATACGGTTCCAGAATTGCTAGATTTCAGATTTTTGAGGACACTGAGTACATATAAGTATTCCGAAGGGTATTTAGAAGAAAATGTGTTTCAGTTGGTGAACTTGAGGTACCTTTCGGGCGAATTTCGTTCGGGGTTCCAAATCCCTTCTTCAATTAGTCTGCTCTGGAATCTACACACACTAATTGTTTATTGTTGGGGTGAACATACGACCGCACCAGTAGAAATTTGGAAAATGCATCAGCTTAAGCATGTCGAGCTCGTATATATAGGATATGGAATGTATCTCCCAGATCCTCCGAGTGGGCATAGTGATGTTATGATGGAGAATCTAGAGACGCTCAAAGGAGTGATTGATTTCAACTTGAATGAAGAAGTGGTTAAGAGAATTCCCAATATCAAGAGATTATTTATAAGATACGAGGATAAAGTAATGGAGAGAGTGAAGTGCCTCAGCTATCTTCAATGTCTGGGTAAGCTGGAAAGCTTGAGGTGCATTATTGGACATGGATATGAAGAGTATCTGCAGAGTATTAGCTTCCCGCACTCACTCAAGAAGCTATATCTTCATTGCGGAAAGTTCCATTTGGAGGAAATTCTGGAAAAGATAGCTTCATTACCACTTCTTGAGAAGCTCACAGTGATTGATGGGCAGTTTGCAAGACGCAGTTGGGAAATAGTTGAAGGCCAATTCCCCAGCCTCAAATACTTGAAATTGTGGGAGTGTATGAATATGGAAAGTTGGATGTTAGAGGGCTCCTGCTTGCCACGCCTTGAGAAACTTCATCTCTGGAACATGACGGCATTGGAGGAGTTCCCTTCAGAAATTGGAGACATAGCAACACTCAAATCAATTCAATTGTTGTATTGCAGTGAATCAGCGGTTGTGTCTTTGAAAAAGATAGTAGAGGAACAAGAGGAATTACAAGGGGACCCACCCTTTCATGTTATAGTTAATTGA
- the LOC131016784 gene encoding putative late blight resistance protein homolog R1A-3 isoform X2 encodes MAYAALVSLTNTIDRFLNSNLYSISVEEEQQITSLLEYVTPFQDFLDKFPDKFKSLEERMREAANEAEDILEYLVLEKVFLSSDQESELHDDQLDRDSMIEDTILKLEKMLKECGEDILRQKAEDNILRARIRDVGLEVGKLMGFLKWYRDHIRFRDKWRFLPAKYAMFKSKRQFINHLKKKRNEIDSIMAEVIAMRNISDAAAASSSELAPVDQVSDESAEHHRFDKWKFLPGKFTKFKFKHHLKKIGKELFSKKNKSSTIEEDIVQLGDSSASSGMIALHDDEDEKQEEDDEESKLQSIKQLTKMGNEFDLIDMKNNSSDTAASSSGLAPADRVSDMISLHDDDDDEKEEEEEEEEESECYRSAKQEQQMQRVMQKIALIAAQVKEIKDSSSSKDVVRGGADTSAAPTSSSTDPSIHKYSMVGFEDYVLDVKDRLCGEPSRLQVIPICGMGGIGKTTLARNVYDDPLTVGHFVIRVWVTISQDYSAQRILSSLLESLKEYDTGRLGKSDDEKVHKILMGRRYLVVMDDMWSGEAWDVVRRVFPDDGNGSRVVLTTRLFEVASYPDPSNRLHEISLLNAEQSWNLLKHKVFADEECPSNLETIGEEIATSCKGLPLAIVVIAGLLSTVSKNPSSWQEIAEKVKSAKTTEHDQIEEILSLSYVELPQYLRPCFLYMATFPEDDEIKVVKLMRLWVAEGFLKFSINSKSCEAVAEECLDELMKRNLVLVKKRKSDNRIKSCSLHDLMRDLCIRKAHESQFFLNLMDKHVKKKPFRERIKNQRRVSLDSSHLRYLSDDDDSTIHSIRCSKYRLVKLNFVKGVRLLRVLDTVPADVKSSPSVHQLCELFHLRYLAINYMQSIPKGLSMLKNLQTLILGNLRRRILGVGVVDYLVLSWDTPQLRHVHFHGTIYFEDPSETTISLGSLQTLSYISHSSCTERILKKIPNLKKLKIDCSGGRHHEDAACLNDLVHLHRLESLKVYAGRWVGSRPKHYKISYPSMLKKLSLIDLRLPWSHMIVVGTLPNLQVLKLKSCTWIDGDTWETSQEAFPALEVLLIEGSGFENWITESSHFPKLKRLLLRSCWDLNGIPNDIGDISTLELIEVTGKVKESLMESVELIREEQEEYGNNILQVVCIAKS; translated from the coding sequence ATGGCCTATGCTGCTCTTGTCTCCCTCACAAACACCATAGATCGATTCCTTAATAGCAATCTATATTCCATCTCTGTTGAAGAAGAACAACAAATTACATCTCTCCTTGAGTATGTTACTCCCTTCCAAGACTTCCTCGATAAATTTCCAGACAAGTTCAAGAGTTTGGAAGAGCGGATGAGGGAAGCGGCAAATGAAGCAGAAGATATCTTAGAATATCTTGTTTTGGAAAAGGTTTTCTTGTCTTCAGATCAAGAGTCTGAACTCCACGATGATCAACTCGACCGGGACTCTATGATCGAGGATACTATTTTGAAGCTGGAAAAGATGTTGAAGGAGTGTGGCGAAGATATTCTTCGCCAGAAAGCTGAAGACAACATTTTGAGAGCCCGAATTCGCGACGTAGGACTTGAAGTGGGAAAATTAATGGGCTTCTTAAAGTGGTATAGAGATCACATTCGTTTCAGAGACAAGTGGAGATTTTTACCAGCCAAGTATGCTATGTTCAAGTCCAAACGCCAGTTCATAAACCACttgaaaaagaagagaaatgaAATTGATTCGATCATGGCGGAGGTGATCGCCATGAGGAATATCAGCGACGCGGCTGCTGCCTCCTCATCCGAACTTGCACCGGTCGACCAGGTTAGCGATGAAAGTGCAGAACACCATAGGTTTGACAAGTGGAAATTTTTGCCAGGAAAGTTCACCAAGTTCAAGTTTAAACACCACTTGAAGAAAATAGGAAAGGAACTTTTTTCGAAGAAGAATAAAAGTTCCACAATAGAAGAGGACATAGTGCAACTAGGTGATTCTTCTGCATCATCTGGAATGATTGCTTTacatgatgatgaagatgagaaGCAAGAGGAAGACGACGAGGAGTCCAAACTCCAGTCCATAAAACAATTGACAAAGATGGGGAATGAATTTGATTTGATCGACATGAAGAATAACAGCAGCGACACGGCTGCTTCCTCGTCTGGACTTGCACCAGCCGACAGGGTTAGTGATATGATTAGTTTAcatgatgatgacgatgatgaaaaggaggaggaagaggaagaggaagaggagtcTGAATGCTATCGAAGTGCAAAACAAGAACAGCAGATGCAAAGAGTGATGCAGAAGATTGCATTGATTGCTGCACAAGTGAAGGAAATCAAGGATAGCTCCAGCAGCAAAGACGTTGTACGTGGTGGTGCTGATACTTCTGCTGCTCCTACTTCATCATCAACTGATCCATCCATCCACAAATATTCCATGGTTGGTTTTGAAGATTATGTGTTAGACGTGAAGGATCGCCTCTGTGGAGAGCCATCCCGACTCCAAGTCATCCCAATCTGTGGGATGGGTGGCATCGGCAAAACTACTCTTGCCAGGAACGTTTATGATGATCCATTAACGGTGGGCCATTTTGTGATTCGTGTTTGGGTCACAATATCACAAGATTACAGTGCACAGAGAATTCTTTCTAGCCTTCTGGAGTCCTTGAAAGAATACGACACTGGTAGATTGGGAAAAAGTGATGATGAAAAAGTGCACAAAATTTTAATGGGGAGGAGATATTTAGTTGtgatggatgatatgtggagtggTGAGGCATGGGATGTCGTCAGAAGGGTATTTCCTGATGATGGCAACGGAAGCCGTGTTGTGCTAACCACGAGGTTGTTTGAGGTGGCTTCTTATCCGGATCCTTCGAACAGGCTTCATGAGATAAGCCTGTTgaatgcagagcagagctggaatttgTTGAAGCATAAGGTGTTTGCAGATGAAGAATGTCCTTCCAATTTAGAAACTATTGGGGAGGAGATTGCGACAAGCTGCAAAGGATTGCCCCTCGCGATTGTGGTGATTGCGGGGCTTCTATCCACAGTTAGTAAGAATCCATCTTCATGGCAGGAGATTGCAGAAAAGGTGAAGTCTGCAAAAACTACAGAGCATGACCAAATAGAGGAGATACTATCTTTGAGCTACGTCGAATTACCTCAATATTTGAGGCCATGTTTCTTGTACATGGCTACCTTTCCGGAAGATGATGAGATCAAGGTTGTGAAACTCATGAGGTTGTGGGTAGCTGAGGGCTTTCTGAAATTTTCAATCAACTCCAAGAGCTGTGAAGCGGTGGCAGAAGAGTGTTTAGATGAACTCATGAAGAGAAAtcttgttttggtcaaaaaGAGGAAGTCTGATAACAGAATCAAAAGCTGCAGCCTCCATGATCTGATGAGGGACTTGTGCATAAGGAAAGCGCATGAAAGTCAGTTTTTCTTGAATCTGATGGATAAGCATGTTAAAAAGAAGCCTTTTAGAGAAAGGATAAAGAATCAGCGCCGCGTAAGCCTTGATTCTTCTCATCTCAGATACCTTTCAGACGATGATGATTCAACCATCCATTCCATCAGATGCTCGAAATATCGTTTAGTGAAACTGAACTTTGTCAAGGGTGTGAGGTTGCTGAGGGTGTTGGATACGGTACCTGCTGACGTGAAGAGCTCACCATCAGTGCATCAACTATGTGAGTTATTTCATTTAAGATACCTTGCTATTAACTATATGCAATCTATTCCTAAGGGATTATCGATGCTTAAGAATCTGCAAACCTTAATCCTCGGAAATTTAAGACGACGCATACTCGGTGTTGGAGTAGTTGATTATCTTGTTTTGAGTTGGGACACGCCGCAATTAAGACATGTTCACTTTCACGGCACAATCTATTTTGAGGATCCAAGTGAAACAACTATCTCTCTAGGAAGCCTACAAACACTTTCCTATATATCACATTCGAGTTGCACAGAAAGGATCTTGAAAAAGATCCCAAACCTTAAAAAGTTGAAGATTGATTGTTCTGGGGGTCGTCATCATGAAGATGCAGCTTGTTTGAATGATTTGGTGCATCTGCACCGGCTCGAGAGTTTGAAAGTATATGCTGGTCGTTGGGTTGGATCTCGGCCAAAGCACTACAAGATTTCTTATCCTAGCATGCTGAAAAAGTTGAGTTTGATTGATTTGAGACTTCCTTGGAGCCACATGATTGTTGTTGGTACATTGCCAAATCTACAAGTACTTAAACTAAAAAGTTGTACTTGGATCGATGGTGATACATGGGAAACAAGCCAAGAAGCATTCCCAGCGTTGGAAGTTCTTCTAATTGAAGGTTCAGGGTTTGAGAATTGGATAACTGAAAGTAGTCATTTCCCCAAACTCAAACGGCTACTGCTTCGTTCTTGTTGGGATCTCAATGGGATTCCAAATGATATTGGAGACATTTCAACTCTTGAACTCATTGAGGTTACTGGAAAAGTGAAAGAGTCTCTAATGGAGTCGGTTGAATTGATACGAGAGGAGCAAGAAGAATATGGAAACAACATCCTTCAAGTTGTCTGCATTGCTAAGTCCTAA
- the LOC131016940 gene encoding uncharacterized protein LOC131016940 yields MKIIDEFEEKHFALAEYRVIGELMNKLKVAEGKEKFLLQVKLNRALRMANDPANYGIIEREDDGGSVDREEDHEKEEDKESKESEEKIGLFEFDNLKQKGNKYMERMNEIDKKLEEKLAVLDYTFGRKGKLLEEEIRDLAEERNALIEQKRQPLYRKGFDVRLVDVNRTCKVTKGGQVIKYTAMLACGNYNGVIGFAKAKAPAVPLALQKAYEKCFQNLHYVERHEDHTIAHAIQTSYKKTKIYLWPTPTQSGMKAGRTVELILNLAGYMNVKS; encoded by the exons ATGAAaataattgatgaatttgaggAGAAACATTTCGCGTTGGCGGAGTATCGGGTGATAGGGGAGTTGATGAATAAGTTGAAAGTAGCTGAAGGAAAGGAGAAATTTCTTCTTCAGGTGAAGTTGAATAGGGCACTGAGAATGGCAAATGATCCAGCCAATTATGGGATCATCGAGCGTGAGGATGATGGTGGATCTGTTGATCGTGAGGAGGATCATGAGAAGGAGGAGGATAAAGAAAGTAAAGAAAGTGAAGAGAAAATTGGTTTATTCGAGTTTGATAATCTGAAACAGAAGGGTAATAAATATATGGAAAGGATGaatgaaatagataaaaaaCTTGAGGAGAAACTGGCAGTGTTGGATTATACTTTTGGAAGGAAGGGGAAACTATTGGAGGAGGAAATTAGAGATCTTGCAGAAGAGAGGAACGCATTGATCGAACAGAAGAGACAGCCTCTTTATAGGAAG GGATTTGATGTTAGGCTGGTTGATGTGAATAGGACGTGTAAAGTTACAAAG GGTGGACAAGTTATCAAATACACTGCAATGTTAGCTTGTGGGAACTACAATGGAGTTATTGGTTTTGCTAAAGCAAAGGCTCCTGCAGTTCCGCTTGCACTTCAAAAG GCATATGAGAAGTGCTTTCAGAATCTGCACTATGTAGAGCGGCATGAGGATCATACAATTGCACATGCAATTCAGACATCGTATAAAAAGACTAAG ATATATCTTTGGCCAACTCCTACACAATCAGGGATGAAGGCAGGCAGAACTGTGGAGTTGATTCTTAACTTAGCTGGTTACATGAATGTGAAATCATAG
- the LOC131016784 gene encoding putative late blight resistance protein homolog R1A-3 isoform X1: MAYAALVSLTNTIDRFLNSNLYSISVEEKQQITSLLDYVTPFQDFLDKFPDKFKSLEGRMREVANEAEDILEYLVLEKVFLSSDQESELHDDQLDRDSMIEDTILKLEKMLKECGEDILRQKAEDNILRARIRDVGLEVGKLMGFLKWYRDHIRFRDKWRFLPAKYAMFKSKRQFINHLKKKRNEIDSIMAEVIAMRNISDAAAASSSELAPVDQVSDESAEHHRFDKWKFLPGKFTKFKFKHHLKKIGKELFSKKNKSSTIEEDIVQLGDSSASSGMIALHDDEDEKQEEDDEESKLQSIKQLTKMGNEFDLIDMKNNSSDTAASSSGLAPADRVSDMISLHDDDDDEKEEEEEEEEESECYRSAKQEQQMQRVMQKIALIAAQVKEIKDSSSSKDVVRGGADTSAAPTSSSTDPSIHKYSMVGFEDYVLDVKDRLCGEPSRLQVIPICGMGGIGKTTLARNVYDDPLTVGHFVIRVWVTISQDYSAQRILSSLLESLKEYDTGRLGKSDDEKVHKILMGRRYLVVMDDMWSGEAWDVVRRVFPDDGNGSRVVLTTRLFEVASYPDPSNRLHEISLLNAEQSWNLLKHKVFADEECPSNLETIGEEIATSCKGLPLAIVVIAGLLSTVSKNPSSWQEIAEKVKSAKTTEHDQIEEILSLSYVELPQYLRPCFLYMATFPEDDEIKVVKLMRLWVAEGFLKFSINSKSCEAVAEECLDELMKRNLVLVKKRKSDNRIKSCSLHDLMRDLCIRKAHESQFFLNLMDKHVKKKPFRERIKNQRRVSLDSSHLRYLSDDDDSTIHSIRCSKYRLVKLNFVKGVRLLRVLDTVPADVKSSPSVHQLCELFHLRYLAINYMQSIPKGLSMLKNLQTLILGNLRRRILGVGVVDYLVLSWDTPQLRHVHFHGTIYFEDPSETTISLGSLQTLSYISHSSCTERILKKIPNLKKLKIDCSGGRHHEDAACLNDLVHLHRLESLKVYAGRWVGSRPKHYKISYPSMLKKLSLIDLRLPWSHMIVVGTLPNLQVLKLKSCTWIDGDTWETSQEAFPALEVLLIEGSGFENWITESSHFPKLKRLLLRSCWDLNGIPNDIGDISTLELIEVTGKVKESLMESVELIREEQEEYGNNILQVVCIAKS, translated from the coding sequence GTTTTCTTGTCTTCAGATCAAGAGTCTGAACTCCACGATGATCAACTCGACCGGGACTCTATGATCGAGGATACTATTTTGAAGCTGGAAAAGATGTTGAAGGAGTGTGGCGAAGATATTCTTCGCCAGAAAGCTGAAGACAACATTTTGAGAGCCCGAATTCGCGACGTAGGACTTGAAGTGGGAAAATTAATGGGCTTCTTAAAGTGGTATAGAGATCACATTCGTTTCAGAGACAAGTGGAGATTTTTACCAGCCAAGTATGCTATGTTCAAGTCCAAACGCCAGTTCATAAACCACttgaaaaagaagagaaatgaAATTGATTCGATCATGGCGGAGGTGATCGCCATGAGGAATATCAGCGACGCGGCTGCTGCCTCCTCATCCGAACTTGCACCGGTCGACCAGGTTAGCGATGAAAGTGCAGAACACCATAGGTTTGACAAGTGGAAATTTTTGCCAGGAAAGTTCACCAAGTTCAAGTTTAAACACCACTTGAAGAAAATAGGAAAGGAACTTTTTTCGAAGAAGAATAAAAGTTCCACAATAGAAGAGGACATAGTGCAACTAGGTGATTCTTCTGCATCATCTGGAATGATTGCTTTacatgatgatgaagatgagaaGCAAGAGGAAGACGACGAGGAGTCCAAACTCCAGTCCATAAAACAATTGACAAAGATGGGGAATGAATTTGATTTGATCGACATGAAGAATAACAGCAGCGACACGGCTGCTTCCTCGTCTGGACTTGCACCAGCCGACAGGGTTAGTGATATGATTAGTTTAcatgatgatgacgatgatgaaaaggaggaggaagaggaagaggaagaggagtcTGAATGCTATCGAAGTGCAAAACAAGAACAGCAGATGCAAAGAGTGATGCAGAAGATTGCATTGATTGCTGCACAAGTGAAGGAAATCAAGGATAGCTCCAGCAGCAAAGACGTTGTACGTGGTGGTGCTGATACTTCTGCTGCTCCTACTTCATCATCAACTGATCCATCCATCCACAAATATTCCATGGTTGGTTTTGAAGATTATGTGTTAGACGTGAAGGATCGCCTCTGTGGAGAGCCATCCCGACTCCAAGTCATCCCAATCTGTGGGATGGGTGGCATCGGCAAAACTACTCTTGCCAGGAACGTTTATGATGATCCATTAACGGTGGGCCATTTTGTGATTCGTGTTTGGGTCACAATATCACAAGATTACAGTGCACAGAGAATTCTTTCTAGCCTTCTGGAGTCCTTGAAAGAATACGACACTGGTAGATTGGGAAAAAGTGATGATGAAAAAGTGCACAAAATTTTAATGGGGAGGAGATATTTAGTTGtgatggatgatatgtggagtggTGAGGCATGGGATGTCGTCAGAAGGGTATTTCCTGATGATGGCAACGGAAGCCGTGTTGTGCTAACCACGAGGTTGTTTGAGGTGGCTTCTTATCCGGATCCTTCGAACAGGCTTCATGAGATAAGCCTGTTgaatgcagagcagagctggaatttgTTGAAGCATAAGGTGTTTGCAGATGAAGAATGTCCTTCCAATTTAGAAACTATTGGGGAGGAGATTGCGACAAGCTGCAAAGGATTGCCCCTCGCGATTGTGGTGATTGCGGGGCTTCTATCCACAGTTAGTAAGAATCCATCTTCATGGCAGGAGATTGCAGAAAAGGTGAAGTCTGCAAAAACTACAGAGCATGACCAAATAGAGGAGATACTATCTTTGAGCTACGTCGAATTACCTCAATATTTGAGGCCATGTTTCTTGTACATGGCTACCTTTCCGGAAGATGATGAGATCAAGGTTGTGAAACTCATGAGGTTGTGGGTAGCTGAGGGCTTTCTGAAATTTTCAATCAACTCCAAGAGCTGTGAAGCGGTGGCAGAAGAGTGTTTAGATGAACTCATGAAGAGAAAtcttgttttggtcaaaaaGAGGAAGTCTGATAACAGAATCAAAAGCTGCAGCCTCCATGATCTGATGAGGGACTTGTGCATAAGGAAAGCGCATGAAAGTCAGTTTTTCTTGAATCTGATGGATAAGCATGTTAAAAAGAAGCCTTTTAGAGAAAGGATAAAGAATCAGCGCCGCGTAAGCCTTGATTCTTCTCATCTCAGATACCTTTCAGACGATGATGATTCAACCATCCATTCCATCAGATGCTCGAAATATCGTTTAGTGAAACTGAACTTTGTCAAGGGTGTGAGGTTGCTGAGGGTGTTGGATACGGTACCTGCTGACGTGAAGAGCTCACCATCAGTGCATCAACTATGTGAGTTATTTCATTTAAGATACCTTGCTATTAACTATATGCAATCTATTCCTAAGGGATTATCGATGCTTAAGAATCTGCAAACCTTAATCCTCGGAAATTTAAGACGACGCATACTCGGTGTTGGAGTAGTTGATTATCTTGTTTTGAGTTGGGACACGCCGCAATTAAGACATGTTCACTTTCACGGCACAATCTATTTTGAGGATCCAAGTGAAACAACTATCTCTCTAGGAAGCCTACAAACACTTTCCTATATATCACATTCGAGTTGCACAGAAAGGATCTTGAAAAAGATCCCAAACCTTAAAAAGTTGAAGATTGATTGTTCTGGGGGTCGTCATCATGAAGATGCAGCTTGTTTGAATGATTTGGTGCATCTGCACCGGCTCGAGAGTTTGAAAGTATATGCTGGTCGTTGGGTTGGATCTCGGCCAAAGCACTACAAGATTTCTTATCCTAGCATGCTGAAAAAGTTGAGTTTGATTGATTTGAGACTTCCTTGGAGCCACATGATTGTTGTTGGTACATTGCCAAATCTACAAGTACTTAAACTAAAAAGTTGTACTTGGATCGATGGTGATACATGGGAAACAAGCCAAGAAGCATTCCCAGCGTTGGAAGTTCTTCTAATTGAAGGTTCAGGGTTTGAGAATTGGATAACTGAAAGTAGTCATTTCCCCAAACTCAAACGGCTACTGCTTCGTTCTTGTTGGGATCTCAATGGGATTCCAAATGATATTGGAGACATTTCAACTCTTGAACTCATTGAGGTTACTGGAAAAGTGAAAGAGTCTCTAATGGAGTCGGTTGAATTGATACGAGAGGAGCAAGAAGAATATGGAAACAACATCCTTCAAGTTGTCTGCATTGCTAAGTCCTAA